A single Saccharolobus shibatae B12 DNA region contains:
- a CDS encoding PINc/VapC family ATPase produces the protein MLDKSALLFGVSKYLEKGIITGNVLIHKSLLAELERESNDGLVSAEIALDEVKKLKDITERILVNFEIVGDDSKKGEANELSREYCLEKGCIIVTADETQKKICDAMGVQYNFLQPLEQGLSFESFFDDETMSLHIKEDTVPRAKKGKPGNWKFVNLSDKPMLSTDVRMIANEIINAVRLIKGSFIEIERKGSLIIQLGNYRVVITRPPLSDGWEITITRPVVRKRLEDYNLDERLIKRLEERAEGIIIAGAPGMGKTTFAQALAEYYMRLGKIVKTIESPRDMHLPPEITQYSKNYAEIGELHDILLLSRPDYTVYDEMRNDEDFKLYVDLRLAGVGMVGVVHATSPIDAIHRFVNRVDIGTIPNILDTIIFINSGNVSKVYTLEITVKVPAGLKEADLARPVVEIKDLATGNTEYEIYVFGEQTMIVPVNRGITMSNMEFKISKIVNNIIPNATVKYEDGEYVIVIPKEEIGKYNRKLVQRLKRLEKKNNIKIKIKLSD, from the coding sequence ATGTTAGATAAAAGTGCTTTGCTGTTTGGAGTTTCGAAATATCTTGAGAAGGGAATAATAACTGGCAATGTTCTAATTCACAAATCTCTCTTGGCTGAACTTGAAAGAGAGAGCAATGATGGTTTAGTTAGTGCTGAAATAGCACTTGATGAAGTGAAGAAGTTAAAAGATATAACAGAAAGAATCCTAGTTAATTTTGAAATAGTTGGTGATGATTCGAAAAAAGGAGAAGCTAATGAGTTGTCACGCGAATATTGTCTAGAGAAAGGTTGTATAATTGTAACTGCGGATGAGACCCAGAAAAAGATTTGCGATGCAATGGGAGTACAGTATAACTTTTTACAGCCGTTGGAGCAAGGTTTATCATTTGAAAGTTTCTTTGACGACGAAACAATGAGTCTGCACATAAAAGAGGATACTGTTCCAAGGGCTAAGAAGGGCAAACCAGGGAATTGGAAATTTGTAAATCTTTCGGATAAACCCATGTTATCAACTGACGTGAGAATGATAGCTAACGAGATAATAAACGCTGTCAGACTCATAAAAGGCTCCTTTATAGAAATTGAGAGAAAAGGCTCTCTTATTATCCAATTAGGCAACTACAGAGTAGTAATAACTAGACCACCCTTAAGTGATGGATGGGAAATAACTATTACTAGACCAGTAGTTAGGAAAAGATTAGAGGATTATAATTTAGATGAACGATTAATAAAGAGGTTAGAAGAAAGAGCAGAGGGCATAATTATAGCAGGAGCGCCTGGTATGGGAAAAACAACATTTGCACAAGCATTAGCTGAATACTATATGAGGTTAGGAAAGATAGTGAAAACCATAGAATCTCCCAGAGATATGCACTTACCTCCCGAGATAACACAATATTCTAAAAATTACGCTGAAATTGGAGAGCTTCATGATATTTTACTATTGAGTAGGCCTGACTATACAGTATATGATGAGATGAGAAATGACGAGGATTTTAAACTTTATGTTGATCTTCGTCTTGCGGGCGTAGGAATGGTAGGTGTTGTTCATGCCACCTCACCTATTGACGCTATACATAGATTTGTAAACAGAGTAGATATAGGTACAATACCGAATATCTTAGATACTATAATATTCATAAATTCTGGAAATGTAAGCAAAGTTTACACTTTAGAAATAACAGTTAAAGTACCAGCGGGATTAAAGGAAGCTGATCTTGCAAGACCAGTTGTTGAAATAAAAGACTTGGCTACCGGAAATACTGAGTATGAGATCTATGTATTCGGTGAACAGACCATGATAGTACCGGTGAATAGAGGAATAACAATGAGTAATATGGAATTTAAAATATCGAAAATTGTTAATAATATAATACCCAATGCCACAGTGAAGTATGAGGATGGAGAGTACGTTATAGTAATTCCGAAAGAGGAAATAGGAAAATACAACAGGAAACTAGTACAGCGACTAAAGAGACTTGAGAAGAAGAACAATATAAAGATAAAGATAAAACTATCCGATTAG
- the pdxT gene encoding pyridoxal 5'-phosphate synthase glutaminase subunit PdxT has translation MKIGIIAYQGSFEEHYLQLKRAFDKLSINGEITPVKIPKDLKDIDGVIIPGGESTTIGLVAKRLGILDELKEKITSGLPVMGTCAGAIMLAKEVSDAKVGKTSQPLIGAMNISIIRNYYGRQRESFEAIIDLSKIGKGKANVVFIRAPAITKVWGKAQSLAELNGVTVLAEENNILATTFHPELSDTTSIHEYFLHLVKG, from the coding sequence ATGAAGATAGGTATAATAGCTTATCAAGGGAGCTTTGAAGAACATTACCTACAGTTAAAGAGGGCCTTTGACAAGTTGTCAATAAATGGCGAAATAACTCCAGTAAAGATTCCTAAAGATCTAAAGGATATCGACGGAGTAATAATACCTGGAGGAGAAAGTACAACAATAGGCCTAGTAGCTAAAAGGCTAGGGATACTAGATGAATTGAAAGAGAAGATCACGTCCGGTTTACCAGTTATGGGAACATGTGCAGGTGCCATAATGCTAGCGAAGGAAGTTAGTGACGCTAAAGTAGGTAAGACCTCACAACCACTAATTGGCGCAATGAATATTAGTATAATTAGAAATTATTATGGAAGACAAAGAGAAAGTTTTGAGGCAATCATCGACTTGTCTAAAATAGGTAAGGGCAAAGCAAATGTTGTATTCATTAGAGCTCCCGCAATAACTAAAGTATGGGGAAAGGCTCAAAGCTTGGCTGAGTTAAACGGTGTAACTGTTTTGGCTGAAGAAAATAATATCCTAGCTACTACGTTTCACCCAGAATTATCTGATACAACTTCGATACACGAATACTTCTTACATCTAGTTAAAGGGTAA
- the pdxS gene encoding pyridoxal 5'-phosphate synthase lyase subunit PdxS, producing MRLYELSFAQIEDFFYKLAEVKDIIKDNGLMEFLPELKKLDSTIQTGTTRVKHAFPIFQKGGVVMDITNVQQAQIAEEAGAVAVMVLDKLPYDVRKSGGVARMADPKIIEEVMNSITIPVMAKVRIGHYYEAKLLEALGVDMIDESEVLTPADEEHHINKWEFSVPFVNGARNLGEALRRTAEGASMIRTKGEAGTGNVSEAVKHMKIINSEIRSLISMSEEDRVKKAREYQVPYQLVELTAKIKRLPIVNFAAGGIATPADAALMMWLGADGLFVGSGIFKSQDPDERAKAVVLAAACWEYPEIVLEAQKMISEQKSMMGIDIKSLKPEELLQVRGL from the coding sequence ATGAGACTTTATGAGTTATCTTTCGCACAAATTGAAGATTTTTTCTACAAACTGGCAGAAGTTAAAGATATTATAAAGGATAATGGTCTAATGGAATTTCTACCAGAATTAAAGAAATTGGATTCAACAATCCAAACGGGAACTACTAGAGTGAAGCACGCATTTCCGATCTTTCAAAAAGGAGGAGTTGTAATGGATATTACAAATGTTCAGCAAGCTCAGATAGCAGAAGAAGCAGGCGCTGTTGCCGTAATGGTTTTAGACAAATTACCCTATGATGTTAGAAAATCTGGTGGAGTTGCAAGAATGGCGGATCCTAAGATAATTGAGGAGGTAATGAATTCAATAACAATACCAGTAATGGCAAAGGTAAGAATAGGCCATTATTACGAGGCTAAGCTACTAGAAGCGTTAGGCGTTGATATGATAGATGAAAGTGAAGTCTTAACACCAGCTGACGAGGAACATCATATAAATAAATGGGAGTTTAGCGTGCCCTTTGTCAATGGGGCTAGAAACCTAGGAGAGGCATTAAGAAGAACAGCGGAAGGAGCATCCATGATAAGAACTAAAGGTGAAGCAGGGACTGGAAATGTCAGTGAGGCAGTAAAACACATGAAGATAATAAATAGTGAGATAAGAAGCTTGATAAGTATGTCGGAGGAAGATAGAGTCAAAAAGGCAAGGGAATATCAAGTTCCTTACCAGCTAGTTGAGCTTACTGCGAAAATTAAGAGACTACCAATTGTTAACTTTGCTGCCGGAGGTATAGCGACACCGGCTGATGCTGCACTTATGATGTGGTTGGGTGCTGATGGATTATTTGTTGGTTCTGGTATATTTAAGAGCCAAGATCCAGATGAAAGAGCTAAAGCAGTAGTACTAGCAGCAGCTTGCTGGGAATATCCAGAAATCGTATTGGAAGCTCAGAAAATGATAAGTGAGCAGAAGAGTATGATGGGAATTGATATAAAATCTTTAAAACCCGAAGAATTGTTACAAGTGAGAGGATTATGA
- a CDS encoding 30S ribosomal protein S26e gives MPKKRENRGRRKGDKGHVGYISCDQCGARVPEDKAVCVTKMYSPVDASLASELEKKGAIIARYPVTKCYCVNCAVFLGIIKIRAENERKQKARLR, from the coding sequence TTGCCAAAGAAGAGAGAGAACAGAGGAAGAAGAAAAGGAGATAAGGGACATGTTGGTTATATAAGTTGTGATCAATGTGGTGCTAGAGTACCAGAGGATAAGGCAGTATGTGTGACGAAAATGTACAGCCCAGTAGACGCTTCACTAGCATCTGAGTTAGAAAAGAAGGGTGCAATAATTGCTAGATATCCGGTGACTAAGTGCTATTGTGTGAACTGTGCGGTATTTCTGGGAATTATTAAAATAAGGGCAGAAAATGAGAGAAAACAGAAAGCCCGTTTAAGATAG
- the proS gene encoding proline--tRNA ligase has protein sequence MQITREKWSKNFSEWFDWVLREGEFYDYGRYPVKGMGVWMSYGFKLRQNIISIIRNLLDSTGHEEVLFPLLIPEDLLRRESTHIKGFEEEVFWVTKGGSEDLDVKLALRPTSEVAITTMENLWLKSYKQLPKKYYQIVSVFRYETKATRPMIRLREITTFKEAHTVHETYDDAQRQVEEAIEIYKKIFDNLAIPYVLSERPEWDRFAGALHTYAFDTIMPDGKVMQIGTVHHLGQNFSRALDFKIQKKDGSLDYPHQTSYGISDRAIASVIAIHGDDHGPVLPPSVAPIKVVVVPIPAKNEEGTQQVMKYSIEICEMLNKNNITCVTDQDTEKTPGEKFYIWEIKGIPIRLEIGPRELASSTVFIKRRDNLKSYTVKKEEVVNKVKEVLNEIQEDLRKRAWEGLKSRIEYANDIEKAKNILENNSGIVEVPWCGSNECGLKIEELTNARVLGYPIEDRKVNDKCVICKMNAKTVLRVAKTY, from the coding sequence GTGCAGATAACTAGAGAGAAGTGGTCGAAAAACTTTAGTGAGTGGTTTGACTGGGTCTTAAGAGAAGGAGAGTTTTACGATTATGGAAGATATCCAGTAAAAGGTATGGGAGTATGGATGTCATATGGATTTAAGTTAAGACAAAATATAATTAGTATTATTAGAAATCTTCTGGACTCTACTGGTCATGAGGAGGTATTATTTCCACTTTTAATCCCAGAAGATTTGCTAAGGAGAGAAAGCACACATATTAAAGGATTTGAAGAAGAAGTATTCTGGGTAACAAAAGGAGGAAGCGAGGATTTAGACGTTAAACTCGCGCTAAGACCAACTAGTGAAGTTGCGATAACTACGATGGAAAACTTATGGTTGAAAAGTTACAAGCAATTGCCTAAGAAATATTACCAAATTGTTAGCGTCTTTAGATATGAGACTAAGGCTACAAGACCAATGATAAGGCTAAGAGAGATTACAACTTTTAAAGAAGCCCACACGGTTCATGAAACGTATGATGACGCACAGAGACAAGTAGAAGAGGCAATAGAAATTTATAAGAAGATTTTTGATAACCTCGCAATCCCTTACGTCCTTTCTGAAAGACCAGAGTGGGATAGGTTTGCAGGTGCCTTACACACTTACGCTTTTGATACAATTATGCCAGATGGTAAAGTAATGCAAATAGGAACAGTACACCACTTAGGTCAAAACTTTAGTAGGGCATTAGATTTTAAGATTCAGAAAAAAGATGGTAGTTTGGATTATCCACATCAAACAAGCTACGGTATTTCAGACAGGGCAATAGCTTCAGTAATTGCAATACATGGAGATGATCATGGACCAGTTTTGCCTCCTTCAGTAGCTCCAATTAAAGTAGTAGTAGTACCAATTCCTGCAAAAAATGAAGAGGGAACCCAACAAGTAATGAAGTACTCAATAGAGATCTGTGAAATGTTAAACAAGAACAATATAACTTGTGTAACTGATCAAGACACCGAAAAAACGCCTGGGGAGAAGTTCTATATTTGGGAAATTAAAGGAATTCCTATTAGATTAGAAATAGGTCCTAGAGAACTCGCCTCTAGTACAGTATTTATAAAGAGAAGAGATAATCTTAAGTCATATACAGTGAAGAAAGAGGAAGTCGTCAATAAAGTTAAGGAAGTTCTAAATGAAATACAAGAGGACTTAAGAAAAAGAGCTTGGGAGGGCCTAAAATCTAGAATTGAATATGCTAATGATATTGAAAAAGCTAAAAACATTCTGGAAAATAACTCAGGTATTGTAGAGGTTCCTTGGTGCGGAAGTAACGAGTGTGGCTTAAAAATTGAGGAACTTACCAATGCAAGAGTACTAGGTTATCCAATAGAGGATAGAAAAGTTAATGACAAGTGTGTAATTTGTAAAATGAACGCAAAAACAGTTCTAAGGGTTGCAAAAACTTATTAG
- a CDS encoding ATP synthase subunit c family protein (produces ATP from ADP in the presence of a proton gradient across the membrane; the K subunit is a nonenzymatic component which binds the dimeric form by interacting with the G and E subunits), producing the protein MKRASLILSVLLPILISSVIAGAQAPSDTAQGFAGINIGAGLAVGLAAIGAGIAVGMAAAAGVGVLTERRDMFGTVLIFVAIGEGIAVYGILFAVLMLFGKF; encoded by the coding sequence ATGAAGAGAGCAAGTTTGATCCTATCCGTTCTGTTACCGATATTAATAAGCAGTGTAATAGCAGGGGCACAGGCACCATCAGATACTGCTCAAGGATTTGCTGGCATTAACATAGGTGCTGGATTAGCAGTAGGATTGGCTGCAATAGGTGCTGGAATAGCAGTAGGTATGGCTGCGGCGGCTGGAGTAGGTGTGCTAACAGAAAGAAGAGATATGTTCGGTACAGTTCTAATTTTCGTAGCTATTGGTGAAGGAATAGCAGTATACGGAATCTTGTTCGCTGTGCTGATGCTGTTCGGTAAGTTCTAA
- a CDS encoding ATPase — protein MDQNKYLQILRSSLEEKKSEILKNVNAEYEKLLKNRLNQLDEVKRKVLKELS, from the coding sequence GTGGATCAGAATAAATATTTACAAATTTTAAGAAGCTCCCTTGAGGAGAAGAAAAGTGAAATTTTAAAGAATGTAAATGCAGAGTATGAAAAACTGTTAAAAAATAGGCTTAATCAGTTAGATGAAGTAAAAAGAAAGGTTTTAAAGGAATTGTCATAA
- a CDS encoding V-type ATP synthase subunit D, which translates to MSQKVLPTKINLIQFRRQLRLITVIKRLLENKREVLLLYLRTYASEYEKIYNEVNEEMKKVYESYLQAVASEGISNIEEIALSQKPSLEVSSAIKVIFGVKVPTIKLDKSTIPPKPFSDVETSPYLSESYEEMTEALNKIIELVELESTIRSLVSELRKTQRLINSIDNYILPFYRGSIKFIKQILEDRQREEFSRLKIIRRILQRRRESGSE; encoded by the coding sequence ATGAGTCAAAAAGTTTTACCAACTAAGATAAATTTGATACAATTCAGAAGACAACTAAGACTTATTACAGTTATAAAGAGATTATTGGAAAATAAGAGAGAAGTCTTGCTTCTTTACTTAAGAACCTATGCTTCTGAGTACGAAAAAATTTACAATGAAGTAAATGAGGAGATGAAGAAAGTATATGAAAGCTATTTACAAGCAGTAGCATCAGAAGGAATTTCTAACATAGAGGAAATAGCTCTTTCACAAAAACCTAGCTTGGAGGTTAGTAGTGCGATAAAAGTAATTTTTGGAGTAAAGGTTCCGACGATAAAATTAGACAAATCCACAATTCCCCCAAAGCCTTTCAGCGATGTTGAAACATCACCCTATTTATCTGAATCTTATGAAGAGATGACTGAAGCCTTGAACAAGATTATTGAGTTAGTTGAATTAGAGTCAACGATAAGATCATTAGTTTCCGAGTTAAGAAAAACTCAGAGACTTATCAACTCAATAGATAATTATATATTACCATTTTATAGAGGATCTATTAAATTCATTAAGCAGATTTTAGAAGATAGACAGAGGGAAGAATTCTCAAGACTTAAAATTATAAGAAGAATATTACAGAGGAGGAGGGAAAGTGGATCAGAATAA
- a CDS encoding ATP synthase subunit B — protein sequence MLSVREFSNISMIKGPLIYVQGVTDASYNELVEIEMPNGEKRRGLVIDSQMGIAIVQVFEGTTGVSPTGTKIRMLGRGLEVKISEEMLGRIFNPLGDSLDNGPPVIKGEKRDINGSPLNPAAREYPEEFIQTGISAIDGLNALLRGQKLPIFSGSGLPANMLAAQIAKQATVRGEESNFAVVFAAIGARYDDALFFRKFFEETGAINRVAMIVSLANEPPVMKTLTPKTALTLAEYLAFEQDMHVLAILIDMTNYCEALREISAAREEVPGRGGYPGYMYTDLATIYERAGKVLGKKGSITQMPILTMPNDDITHPIPDLTGYITEGQIVLDRALYNKGIYPPINVLMSLSRLAKDGIGEGKTRDDHKDVSNQLFASYARAVDTRGLAAIIGEDSLSEVDRKYLLFGELFERKFVSQGFNENRDIETTLDIGWEILSVLPESELTNIKTQYIKKYHPNYRGKK from the coding sequence ATGTTAAGCGTAAGGGAATTTTCGAACATATCAATGATTAAAGGCCCTCTAATATATGTTCAAGGAGTAACAGATGCGTCATATAATGAGCTAGTGGAAATTGAGATGCCGAATGGTGAAAAACGAAGAGGATTAGTTATAGACTCTCAAATGGGTATAGCAATAGTACAAGTTTTTGAAGGAACAACTGGCGTTTCGCCTACAGGTACTAAGATAAGGATGTTAGGAAGAGGCTTAGAGGTAAAGATCTCAGAGGAAATGCTAGGACGTATATTCAACCCATTAGGTGATTCATTGGACAATGGACCACCAGTGATTAAAGGAGAAAAGAGAGATATAAACGGATCACCGCTAAATCCCGCAGCAAGAGAATATCCAGAAGAGTTTATACAAACTGGAATATCAGCAATAGATGGACTAAACGCGTTATTGAGAGGACAAAAATTACCAATATTTAGCGGCAGTGGATTACCAGCAAATATGTTAGCCGCACAGATAGCCAAACAGGCAACTGTAAGGGGAGAGGAAAGTAACTTCGCAGTAGTCTTTGCCGCAATTGGAGCTAGATACGATGACGCATTATTCTTCCGTAAGTTCTTTGAGGAGACTGGCGCTATTAATAGGGTTGCGATGATAGTAAGTTTAGCGAATGAACCACCAGTAATGAAAACATTAACGCCAAAGACTGCATTGACGTTGGCGGAATACTTAGCTTTCGAGCAAGATATGCACGTCTTAGCAATATTAATTGATATGACAAATTACTGTGAAGCTTTAAGAGAAATTAGCGCTGCAAGAGAGGAAGTACCAGGTAGAGGTGGATATCCCGGTTATATGTATACTGATCTAGCTACGATCTATGAGAGAGCAGGAAAGGTGCTAGGAAAGAAGGGCTCAATCACGCAAATGCCCATATTAACTATGCCTAACGATGATATAACGCATCCAATTCCGGACTTAACAGGTTATATAACTGAAGGACAAATAGTTCTTGATAGAGCTTTATATAACAAGGGTATTTATCCACCTATTAACGTTTTAATGAGTCTATCAAGACTAGCGAAAGATGGAATTGGAGAAGGAAAAACTAGGGACGATCATAAGGATGTCTCAAATCAGCTATTTGCCTCATATGCAAGGGCGGTAGATACTAGAGGACTAGCTGCAATAATAGGCGAGGATTCATTGTCTGAGGTGGATAGGAAATATTTACTATTTGGTGAACTTTTCGAGAGGAAGTTCGTTAGTCAAGGATTTAACGAAAATAGAGATATAGAAACCACATTGGATATTGGTTGGGAGATTCTATCAGTTTTACCAGAATCTGAGTTAACAAACATAAAGACGCAGTACATAAAGAAATATCATCCAAACTATAGGGGTAAGAAATGA
- a CDS encoding ATP synthase subunit A: MNNGRIVRINGPLVVADNMKNAQMYEVVEVGEPRLIGEITRIEGDRAFIQVYEDTSGIKPNEPVYRTGAPLSIELGPGLMGKIFDGLQRPLDSIKELTKSPFIARGIKVPSVDRKTKWHFIPKVKKGDKIEGGDIIGIVNETPLVEHRILVPPYVHGTLKEIVAEGDYTVEDPIAVVDMNGDEVPIKLMQKWPVRIPRPFKEKLEPTEPLLTGTRVLDTIFPIAKGGTAAIPGPFGSGKTVTLQSLAKWSAAKIVIYVGCGERGNEMTDELRQFPSLKDPWTGRPLLERTILVANTSNMPVAAREASIYVGITMAEYFRDQGYDTLLVADSTSRWAEALRDLGGRMEEMPAEEGFPSYLPSRLAEYYERAGRVKTVGKPERFGSVTVASAVSPPGGDFTEPVTSQTLRFVKVFWPLDVSLAQARHYPAINWLQGFSAYVDLVANWWNTNVDPKWREMRDMMVRTLIREDELRQIVRLVGPESLAEKDKLVLETARLIKEAFLKQNAYDDIDAFSSPQKQARIMRLIYLFNTHASRLVERGIPTKKIVDSMGQLLPEIIRSKAAIKNDELNKYDELERKLISVFENLEKEAGT; this comes from the coding sequence ATGAATAATGGAAGAATTGTTAGGATAAATGGTCCGTTAGTTGTAGCAGATAATATGAAAAATGCACAGATGTATGAAGTAGTAGAAGTTGGAGAACCTAGATTAATAGGAGAGATTACTAGAATAGAAGGAGATAGAGCATTCATACAAGTTTATGAAGATACCAGCGGAATAAAACCAAATGAGCCCGTATATAGGACAGGGGCACCGCTATCAATAGAGCTGGGTCCGGGCTTAATGGGAAAAATATTTGATGGGTTACAAAGACCATTAGATTCAATCAAAGAGCTTACAAAATCTCCTTTCATAGCTAGAGGTATAAAAGTTCCATCAGTTGACAGAAAAACTAAATGGCACTTTATACCCAAAGTTAAAAAAGGAGATAAGATTGAAGGTGGAGATATAATAGGAATTGTAAACGAAACTCCACTAGTAGAGCACAGAATTTTAGTTCCTCCTTATGTTCACGGCACCCTAAAGGAAATCGTTGCAGAGGGAGATTATACAGTTGAAGATCCCATAGCAGTTGTTGACATGAATGGTGATGAGGTACCAATAAAGTTAATGCAAAAATGGCCAGTTAGAATTCCTAGACCATTCAAAGAGAAGTTAGAGCCAACTGAGCCACTGTTAACTGGAACCAGAGTACTGGATACGATATTTCCAATAGCCAAAGGAGGTACAGCAGCGATACCTGGACCTTTCGGAAGTGGAAAAACAGTTACATTACAGAGTTTGGCTAAGTGGAGCGCTGCAAAAATAGTGATTTATGTAGGATGTGGAGAGAGAGGAAACGAGATGACAGATGAGTTAAGACAGTTCCCAAGTCTTAAGGATCCTTGGACTGGAAGACCATTGTTAGAAAGAACAATATTAGTTGCTAATACAAGCAATATGCCAGTAGCGGCAAGGGAAGCAAGCATATATGTAGGTATAACTATGGCGGAGTATTTCAGAGATCAAGGGTATGATACATTGCTAGTTGCAGATTCAACTTCAAGATGGGCTGAAGCTCTAAGAGATTTAGGAGGAAGAATGGAAGAAATGCCGGCAGAAGAGGGATTCCCAAGTTATTTACCCTCAAGACTTGCGGAATATTATGAGAGAGCTGGAAGAGTCAAAACAGTAGGAAAACCAGAAAGGTTTGGTTCAGTTACCGTTGCCTCTGCAGTTTCTCCACCTGGCGGAGATTTCACAGAACCAGTTACGAGTCAGACGCTGAGATTCGTAAAAGTATTCTGGCCTTTAGATGTATCATTAGCACAAGCTAGACACTACCCTGCAATTAACTGGCTTCAAGGATTCTCAGCATATGTTGACTTAGTCGCGAATTGGTGGAACACAAACGTGGATCCGAAATGGAGAGAAATGAGGGACATGATGGTAAGAACATTAATTAGAGAAGACGAGTTAAGACAGATAGTAAGATTAGTAGGACCAGAATCTCTAGCAGAAAAGGATAAATTAGTACTCGAGACAGCAAGGTTGATCAAAGAGGCTTTCTTAAAGCAAAACGCCTATGATGATATAGATGCATTCTCATCTCCACAGAAACAAGCTAGAATAATGAGATTAATTTACTTATTCAACACACATGCTTCTAGATTAGTTGAAAGAGGAATTCCTACAAAGAAAATAGTAGATAGTATGGGACAACTCTTACCAGAAATTATCAGATCAAAGGCAGCAATCAAAAATGATGAATTAAATAAGTATGATGAGTTAGAGAGAAAATTAATTAGCGTCTTTGAGAATTTGGAAAAGGAGGCTGGTACTTAA
- a CDS encoding V-type ATP synthase subunit E — MDFEQLLDKSLNKVREEIKTELSKSLDEAIKLLNEGHTKIIQEYTQRINELIAKTKEEIEGEKARLEVENKRTLLVEKEYWINKVYERVLEKIGEVVKTKEYKDAIQSILNKEIKEMEGEKITVYCSPNDKSTVEKVVGNNKNVTIKTDDKMLGGIRIYYEGSGLTRDFSLKLILDQVFDSMRGKISDMLFGGK; from the coding sequence ATGGATTTTGAACAGTTATTAGATAAATCCCTAAACAAAGTTAGGGAAGAAATAAAAACGGAATTAAGTAAAAGCCTAGATGAAGCAATAAAGCTACTCAATGAAGGTCATACTAAGATAATACAGGAGTATACGCAAAGGATAAATGAATTAATTGCTAAAACTAAGGAAGAAATTGAAGGAGAAAAAGCTAGATTAGAGGTAGAGAATAAGCGAACATTATTGGTTGAGAAGGAGTACTGGATAAATAAGGTTTATGAAAGAGTCTTGGAAAAAATTGGAGAAGTAGTTAAAACTAAAGAGTACAAGGATGCAATACAAAGTATACTAAATAAAGAGATCAAAGAGATGGAAGGAGAGAAAATTACAGTATACTGTTCTCCAAATGATAAATCGACAGTAGAAAAAGTTGTAGGCAATAATAAAAACGTAACCATCAAGACTGATGATAAAATGCTTGGTGGAATAAGAATATATTATGAAGGAAGCGGATTAACAAGAGATTTTTCATTAAAGCTTATCTTAGACCAAGTTTTTGATAGTATGAGGGGAAAGATTTCAGACATGTTGTTTGGAGGTAAGTAA
- a CDS encoding V-type ATP synthase subunit F, which produces MGKVFVVGDKYTVSLFRMIGTEGDFIDDPYNLPDLISKLKKREDIDLILITKDMYEPIKEKIDPIIVDQRKPLITIIPSPFSESKPLDVRKMIMKALGFG; this is translated from the coding sequence ATGGGTAAAGTGTTTGTTGTGGGAGACAAGTACACGGTTTCTCTCTTTAGAATGATTGGAACTGAAGGGGATTTCATAGATGACCCTTACAACTTGCCCGATCTCATTTCTAAATTAAAGAAAAGAGAGGATATAGATCTAATATTGATAACTAAAGATATGTATGAGCCTATAAAGGAAAAAATCGATCCAATTATTGTAGATCAAAGAAAACCTTTAATAACAATTATTCCTTCTCCGTTTAGTGAATCCAAACCATTAGACGTAAGGAAGATGATAATGAAAGCGTTAGGTTTCGGGTGA